TCGGCGAGCTTCCAGTCCCACGGCGCGGTGTGGATCGACAAAATGTCGCCGATCCCCGCGCGGTTGAGCGGCTTGGGTGCGCGCTCAACCAGATCGAAATCGACGAGCAGATGACGCGGATACACCTCGCCGAGGTAACGCACGCGGTGATTCACGCGCACGCCCACGGCTTTGGTGAACGCGGCATCGACCGACAGGATCGACGGCATGAGCACGAGGTCGGCGCCGGTGCGCCAAGAATACATTTTCGCTGCGTCGCAGGCCGACCCGCCGCCGATGCCGAACACGGCCTTCGCGCGAGCCGTCCGCTCGATGCGAGCTTCGATATGGCTTTGCTCCATCGAGTCGGGGATGACCACCTCCGCCGGCGGGCGCGAAAACGCGGGCTCGACGAGTCCCCACGCCTCGGGCGCGCAGAACACCACGCAGTCGTCTTTCAGATCGCGCTCAACGGTCGACAGCAGGTTTCGACCGTAATGGGGCAGGGCTTGTCGGGGCATATTCAACGGGGGCCTCGGTGCGGTGGTTCATGCCATCAACGACCTGTTTTACGAAATATGACACTGACTGACAATTCGCAAAATCGCCGATCTTCGCGCGCCGACGAGGTCAGGCAGCATGGCGAAACCGTGATCGGCGTGTGTCTTGCGGGAAACAAGTCGCACGGGGAGGGGGATGGATCGTCGTGCGGACCGGAAATCCGCTAAACTAACCGCCATGCCTGAGTGGAGTTTGATCGGAGGTCTGTCGTGAGCGCGTTCCGTTTCGTACGGCATTTGATGGTGTTCGTGGTCTTCTTCGCCTGTCTGGCGTCCTGCGCAGACGACGATGATGACGACGATTCCGGGAGCGCGGGTACAACGGATGATGATACCGCAACCGACGATGACGCGTCGATCGACGACGACACGTATCCCTGCCCCAACGACGACGCCTGCTCCGCGGACCAGGTTTGCCGAGACGGCGCATGCCGCGATCCGATCTACCCCGCGATCAACCCCATCGCCTATCGCCAAGTAACTGCCGACGACCCGGACGAAAACATGATCGTCAACGGTCGACTGATCCGACCGGCGGGCGAAAGCGTCCTGCTCGGCACCTTTCCGACCCGCATGGCCGTCCATCCCTCGGGAAACGTGATCGCGGTCAACGAAAACGGGTTCGGCACGGTCACGGACCCGGACGACTGGGAGGACAAGCGGCACCTGCTGCGGATCCTCGACTCCGAAACGCTCGACGTACTGCGGACCGTCCCGATGCCGGGGCGTTCGATGTATATCGGCCTGCGTTACTCGTCCGACGGCGGACTTCTGTACGTGTCGGGAGGCCAGGACGAATCGGTGCACGTATTCGATTCGACGAATCCGACGGACCCCGAGTTCGAGCGCAGCATCGCCACGCCGGGCTGCTACTCGGCCGATCTCGCGATCGACGAGAGCGAAAACATCCTGTACGTCAGTTGCGACCCCACGTCCCAGATCATGACGGTGGACCTCGACACCGACCTGGTCGTCGACACGCGAGCGATGGGACTGCGACCGTACATGCTCGCCCTGTCTCCGGACGGTTCGCGTTTGTTCGTCGGCAACTGGGCCTCCATTCACCAGAAAACCGTGGGCGATCCCGTCCACGTGATCGATACCGCGAGCGGGGAACTGATCGAGTCCGTTCACGTCGGTCTCGGTCCCGAGGGAATGGTGTTTTCCGCGGACGGACAGAGCCTCTACGTCGTGTGCAACCGTTCCGACGAGGTCGCCGAGATCGACGTGGCGACGCTGCAGGTCATCCGCACGATCCCGCTTTACGAGGGCGCCGGGAACCTGACCGGGCTCTCCCCCACGTTCGCCGCACTGTCGCCCGACGGCGACACGCTCTATGTCTCCGGTGCCGGAGACAACGCGATTGTGCAGGTCGACCTGCCCTCGGGCGAGGTCGCCGGACGGATCCCCACCGAGTGGTATCCACTCGATGTCGCGATTTCCCCGGACGGCGAATCGATTTACGTGCTCAACGGCAAGGGACGCGGCGACGGACCGACGGAATACGAGGGAGAAGGTTTTCCTTCGGAAAACCGCGACCAGATCGGGCGCCAGCTCTTCGGATCGATTTTTCAGATCCCGGTTCCGGATGCGTCCACGCTCGCCGAGTACACGCAGGCCGTGCGCGACAACAACACGCGCCAGTCGCTCTACTTCGACTTCTCGAACGGCAACGACACGCCGGTGCCTTCTCCGGGTGAACCACGGGAATCGCCGATCAAGTACGTGTTCCTCATTCTCAAGGAAAACTTTTCCTTCGACTGCGCGTACGGAGATTTCGAACCCGTCAACGGCCGCGCCGACTACACGCTGTGGGACGAGACCATCGTACCCAACCAACGCAGGCTCGCCCGCGAGTTCACCATTCTCGACAACTTCTACGCGGACGCGGAGAGTTCGGTGGACGGTCACCAGTGGGCCGCGGCGGGGATCGAACCGGACTTCATGGAGAAGAGCTGGGTGCTCAACTACGCCGGTTACGGCCTCCCGTCCTCGGTCACGAGCCTTTCGCCCGGCGCCATGCCGGAGTCGCTGCTCTTTCTTCCGCACCTGATCGAGAACGGACTCTTCGTTCGCGCTTACGGCGGTTTCGACAACTTCGGACTCCAATCGGTCAATCGCTATCGGCGTAACATCGCCCTCTGGTATCCCCAGTTCATCACGCAGAACTTCAAGGACGAGGACCGGGCGCGCATCTTCATCAAGGAATTCGAGTCGCGGGTCGAAAGCGGCACCGTGCCGACGCTCTCATACATCTATCTGCCCAACAACCACGCCTTCGGTCTGTCGATCGGCGCGCTCACGCCGCAAAGCTGGATCGCGGACAACGACGTCGCGGTGGGCATGGTGGTGGATGCAATCTCCCGGAGCCCCGTCTGGCATCAGAGCCTCATCATCGTCTTCGAAGACGACTCCCAGCACGGGTTCGATCATGTCGATCAGCATCGCTCTCCCGTCCTCGCCATCGGGCCGTGGGTGAAGCGTGGCTATGTTTCCAGCGTGGCTTACAGCATGCCCAACATCCACAAGACCGTGGAGCTGATTCTGGGCGTCGATCCGATGCATCGTTTCGACGGCCTCGCGACCGGCATGTACGATCTGTTCGTCGCCAGGAAGGACACGACTCCTTTCGACCACGTCGAACGACAGTATCCCGACACGGTTTTCGAAGGTCCGAAAAGCGCGCTCACGGATCTCTCATCGCAGCTCGATTGGGCGGACATCGACCGAAATCCGCGAGCGGCGGAACTCTTCTGGCGCTATGTCCGTGGCACCGATCCGCCGACGCGCAAGGCGACTTTCCGCGTGGTGGACGACGATTAGGTCAGCGGTTTGTCGCGGAATCTCTCGCCGAATTTCGCGCGCAGGAAGCGCTCCTCGCGGCGAATGCGCCACGCGATCGCCGCGGCGAGTCCGGCGAGCGTGATCCATGTCCACGTCAGACGAAACGCGAAGATGAGGCCGAGCGCCACGGCGAGATTGCCCCAGTAGATGGGGTGCCGGACGTACGCGTAGGGACCCGCGTGAATGATCGTCTGATCGGGCCGGTCGTTTTGCGCCGTGGGTGCGTAGTTTTTTCCCAGGTGTCGCTTCGCCCAGAACGTCCACGCGAACGCGACGACGACGAGGGCTTCACCGAGGTGCGTGTCGATCCCGCTTGGGAGCGAATTCATCCGCGAGATCTCGGTCAGCATAGCCGCGAGAAATACGGAGAACGCGACGAGGATCGCCCAGTAAGTGGGATCGGTCGGCGGCGGTTCGGCCAGTCCGCGCGGGCCGCGCATGAACAGGAGCGTCCGAAAGTGCAGCACGATGGCGAGCGCGGCGATGACGGCGAGGATCTTGGCGAAGGCGATCATGCCCCGAACTTGTAACACACCTGTCACGCGCGCAAGGGGGCGGCAGACCCTCGCGCGATTGTCACCGCGCCGCGCGTTGTCTATAACGGCAAACGCCTCCAACACGCGGGACGGTTCATGGCGATACGTCGAAAAGGCGCATCCGGCGCGATGACTTCGGATTCCACGCGGCCCTATCCGGGCGCGCTGATCGTCGTCGAGGGTATCGACGGCTCGGGAAAGAGCACGCAGCTCTATCTCCTCAAGCGCTGGCTCGAAATCGGCGGCTACAAGGTTCACTTTACCGAGTGGAACTCGTCGCCGCTCGTGAAAGCGTCCACGAGGCGCGCAAAGAAGCGCCAGGCGCTCACGCCCACAACGTTTTCGCTTCTGCATGCGGCCGATCTTGCGGATCGCGTCGAGCGGCAGATTCTGCCGCTGCTGCGAGGCGGATATCTCGTGCTCGCCGACCGCTACATCTACACGGCGTTTGCGCGCGACGTCGCCCGCGGTTGCCACGACGAGTGGGTGCGCAACCTCTATCACTTCGCGCCGATTCCCGACCTGACGCTCTACTACCGGGCACCGCTCGAAGTCTCGCTCGGGCGCATCCTCTCGGGGCGACCCCAGCTCAAGTTCTACGAGGCGGGGCTCGATCTCGGTTTGTCCACCGATCCCATCGAGAGTTTCCGGCTCTTTCAGGCGCGCATCATGGATCAATACGACGCCATGGTGGAGACGGACCGATTCGTGCGGATCGACGCCGAGCGGCCGGTCAACGAGTTGCAGGCGCTGACGAGAAAGATCGTGACCGATCGCATTCGACTCGAGGCGTTTCACGCCAGGCCCGCGCGGGCCAAGTCCGCCGGCGCAAAAAAAGCGGGGGCGTGAGATGGCGTCGAAGAAGAAAGACTCGGCCGCGTCGTCGCTTCGATTCTTCGGCAGTCCGCTCCCCGGGATCGAGCCGGGCGACTGCCCCGGCAAGTTGATCGTGCTCGAAGGCACGGACGGCTCGGGCCGGTCGACGCAGATCGCCCTGCTCACGGAATGGCTGGAGTCGCAGGGGTTCGCGGTGCAGACGATGGGGTTGCGCCGATCGCTGCTGCTCGCCGACAACATCGACGACCTGATTGCGCACAACGTCATCACGCGAACCACGCTGGCGCTGATGTACGCGACCGACTTCTACGACTCGCTCGAGAACGTCATCATTCCCGGAATGCGCGCGGGCTCGGTGCTGCTCGCCGACCGCTACGTGTACACGCTCATCGCGCGTGCGGTGGTGCGGGGACTCGACCGCGCA
This genomic window from Deltaproteobacteria bacterium contains:
- a CDS encoding bifunctional YncE family protein/alkaline phosphatase family protein, with the protein product MSAFRFVRHLMVFVVFFACLASCADDDDDDDSGSAGTTDDDTATDDDASIDDDTYPCPNDDACSADQVCRDGACRDPIYPAINPIAYRQVTADDPDENMIVNGRLIRPAGESVLLGTFPTRMAVHPSGNVIAVNENGFGTVTDPDDWEDKRHLLRILDSETLDVLRTVPMPGRSMYIGLRYSSDGGLLYVSGGQDESVHVFDSTNPTDPEFERSIATPGCYSADLAIDESENILYVSCDPTSQIMTVDLDTDLVVDTRAMGLRPYMLALSPDGSRLFVGNWASIHQKTVGDPVHVIDTASGELIESVHVGLGPEGMVFSADGQSLYVVCNRSDEVAEIDVATLQVIRTIPLYEGAGNLTGLSPTFAALSPDGDTLYVSGAGDNAIVQVDLPSGEVAGRIPTEWYPLDVAISPDGESIYVLNGKGRGDGPTEYEGEGFPSENRDQIGRQLFGSIFQIPVPDASTLAEYTQAVRDNNTRQSLYFDFSNGNDTPVPSPGEPRESPIKYVFLILKENFSFDCAYGDFEPVNGRADYTLWDETIVPNQRRLAREFTILDNFYADAESSVDGHQWAAAGIEPDFMEKSWVLNYAGYGLPSSVTSLSPGAMPESLLFLPHLIENGLFVRAYGGFDNFGLQSVNRYRRNIALWYPQFITQNFKDEDRARIFIKEFESRVESGTVPTLSYIYLPNNHAFGLSIGALTPQSWIADNDVAVGMVVDAISRSPVWHQSLIIVFEDDSQHGFDHVDQHRSPVLAIGPWVKRGYVSSVAYSMPNIHKTVELILGVDPMHRFDGLATGMYDLFVARKDTTPFDHVERQYPDTVFEGPKSALTDLSSQLDWADIDRNPRAAELFWRYVRGTDPPTRKATFRVVDDD
- a CDS encoding isoprenylcysteine carboxylmethyltransferase family protein, translating into MIAFAKILAVIAALAIVLHFRTLLFMRGPRGLAEPPPTDPTYWAILVAFSVFLAAMLTEISRMNSLPSGIDTHLGEALVVVAFAWTFWAKRHLGKNYAPTAQNDRPDQTIIHAGPYAYVRHPIYWGNLAVALGLIFAFRLTWTWITLAGLAAAIAWRIRREERFLRAKFGERFRDKPLT
- the tmk gene encoding dTMP kinase, with amino-acid sequence MTSDSTRPYPGALIVVEGIDGSGKSTQLYLLKRWLEIGGYKVHFTEWNSSPLVKASTRRAKKRQALTPTTFSLLHAADLADRVERQILPLLRGGYLVLADRYIYTAFARDVARGCHDEWVRNLYHFAPIPDLTLYYRAPLEVSLGRILSGRPQLKFYEAGLDLGLSTDPIESFRLFQARIMDQYDAMVETDRFVRIDAERPVNELQALTRKIVTDRIRLEAFHARPARAKSAGAKKAGA
- a CDS encoding thymidylate kinase, with amino-acid sequence MASKKKDSAASSLRFFGSPLPGIEPGDCPGKLIVLEGTDGSGRSTQIALLTEWLESQGFAVQTMGLRRSLLLADNIDDLIAHNVITRTTLALMYATDFYDSLENVIIPGMRAGSVLLADRYVYTLIARAVVRGLDRAFVEKIYEHALVPDLTFRLELSPQIAFEREFRKAQAISYWESGRDMNLSPDLFDSFIKYQTMVKTQFDRMAKRYEFVNVAADASIAQVNLQLRRRIASLLGIRGTAFRPSGALAHLLR